TTTTCTTTTACTTCAAATAAATTTATGTTATCATTTGGATCAAGAGGATCGATCCAATCGTATCCGATATCTATTATATCATCAAATAATTGCATAATATTTCCATGTGAATGACGCAAAGCTTTAGCACCTTTTTTATGGATCCTTCTAACTATTTCTTCTTCCCATGGTTTAAATAATTTTCTAAACTTAATTGGATTAAAGAATGTTTTCTCTTTATACGCTAAATCTCCTGTAATCCATATAGCATCAACATTTACTTCTTCTATAACTACTTCAGAAAATTCTATTAATGGTTTAAAAGCTAATTCTATTAGTTTTTTTGCAAAATTCTCATCTTTCATTATATCTATTAAAAATGTGTCTAAATCTCTTAAAAACATCCATGTTGCTGCAAACGGATCTTTTACTTCACTTATTACAAAATATCCTAACTCATGATATTTTTTTACTTTCTCTTTTAAAGAATTTATTTTTGGCATAAATGAATTTATTTCTATTTCCTTAATTTTATCTAAATCTTCTTTATATCTTATTGATGGTGAAAGTGTTTTTATAAAATGGGGTTTTTTCCTATAATAAAACATTCCACCAAATGGAACTTTAGTAATTGCATAATATTCATTATTATAAAGTGTTTCAATAAATATTCCATTAGTTGGGCCGCTTACTATAGGAACATTTATAATATCTGAATTAAAAAGTTTTGCAATAAAAATATTTTTCGATATATCATCTGCGTTTAAATATTTTTCTCCTAGAAATAAACTTTCTGCTTCAAATGAAGTGAAGAAGTCCCAATAAGGTATAATATCTACCTTTTCAAATTCTAAAGCTTTATAAACTCTTTCTCTTGAATTCATTTTCCAATCCATCTTACTTTAAGGCTTATACGTTTATTTATATACTTAAAATTATCTTTTTATACCTGCTCTCTCTCTTAAAATTATTCCTGTTTGTATTTGTTTTTGGAAAAATAGGAATATTAAAATTGTGGGAATTATAGATATTATGCATGCAGCAGACATAAGGTTCCAGTTAGCTCCAAACATTCCCCACGATATTGTAGCTATTCCTACCGGAACTGTAAACATGCTGCTTTTCCTGAGCATTACTAAAGGATAAAGGAACATATTCCAATGCATAATAAATTTTAATGCAGCAACTGTTAATAAAGCGGGCTTGCACACTGGAAGTATTATTCTCCAATAAATTCCAATTTCTGAGCTACCATCTATTCTTGCAGAATCTAGGATGTCAGATGGAACATTTAATATATATTGTCTCATTAAGAAAACTCCAGTCGGAGAAATTATTCCAGGCAATATAAGTGCTAATAAATTATTTATTAATCCTAAAGATCCCATTAGTTTAAATAAAGGAATGATTACTGCTTGTTCAGGAATCATTAAATACGATATCACAAGTAAAAATATAAAATTCCTTCCTTTAAAATCACCCTTTGCTAATGGATAAGCTATTAAAGAATCTAAAAAAACTGTGAAAATACTTACAGACCCGGCATATATAAATGTATTAATAAGCCAATTAATCATTTCTGTTGCTATTAATACATGTAAATATTCATCAATCCTCGGATTTAAAGGAATTAATGAAAAAGAAAAACCATAACCTCCTAAAGATACTATAATCATATGATATAGTGGAAAAATTGTAACTAAAGCAAATATGATTAAGATCGTATAAATTATTATACGAGAAAAACTTACTTTGTGAATTCTCTCCAATAACATTTTTTGCACCTCAATATTCTATTACTGCCGTCCCTATGATCTTTCTTTGAATAAGAGCTATAGCTAATGCCATTAAGAATAAAATCACTCCTATAGCGTCAGCATAGCCTAATTCCCAGCTTTCAAATCCTTTCCAATATATATAATAAGGTAATGTTAATGTCTGAAAGCCAGGTCCACCTCCTGTCATACCATAAATAATATCGTATGCCCTTAGAGCATATATTGTTTCCAAAAAAAGTGTTACTATTAGAATTGGTTTAAGCAAAGGTAAAGTTATTCTCCTTATTTGCGTCATTTTTCCAGCTCCATCTATACTTGCTGCCTCATATAATACGGTAGGTATTGCTTGCAAACCTGCTAAAAGTATAACTACGCAGTAACCAAAGTAATTCCATACCATTGCAAGTACTACTGTAATTAATGCGAGATTAGGTCCAAGCCAGTCTATAATTGGTAAACCCATTTCTTTAAGTATCCAATTTATAACACCACCTCTATTAAATATAACTCTCATCACTACTCCCATTATTACAGGTGCTGTTGCATAGGGAATAAAGTATATTGTTGTGAATATATCAACATTTTTAATTTTTTGGTCTAAAAGAAGAGCAATACTTAAAGAAATTAATGTTGAAATAAATACAAAAGTAATAGTAATCACCATAGTATTTTTTAAACTTAATATAAATAATTCGTCTTTGATCATTTCCGCATAATTTTTTAACCCAACAAATTTAGGTTCTAAGAATGCTGCTCCACCAATTCCACCACTCCAAGAATGAAAACTTAAAATGAATGCATCTATCATAGGATATAATTCAAAAATAGTAAAACCAATCAAATATGGTAAACACATTAAATAAAATGCTTTTTTTCTTTTAATGTATTTTAAAATTTCATTATTTTTCTTGAAGAACAAAAATTTTATCCCTCAAAGTAAAAAAATAAAAAGAGGAATTTATAGTGATAATGATCTTTTCATTGCTTCAACACACTTTCTAGCAGCATCTAAAGCTGCTTCCTCAGGAGTCATTATACCGTGAGCAACAGCATCCATATTAGCTTGAAGTATATTATAAATATCATTGGCTGCTGGATGGTTCCCCCACTCAGGAGAGCCGTATGGTAACCATTTTGCTAAATCATCTCCTTTAATTACTTCCCATAGAGCTGTACCTCTTAACCAACCTTCCTGTGTTTTATAAGGTGAATTAAAGGCAGCCCATTTACACCAAAGTTCTATGCCTTCTTCACTTAATAACCACTGAAAAACTCTTTTTACCGCTTCAGGATGCTTATTATATGCTTGTTTAAATACACCCCAATAACCAGGAACTACATCTCCTGTCATATATTCCTTTCCTTCTTCGTCACACCATAAGAAGCCAAGCACTTCAGCTTTAACATTCGACTTTATTGTGTTAAGATATACTGGAAGACCAGTGGTATCGAGCATAATAGCAACTTCTTTCTTCGCAAATAGTTCTCTTTCAGGTTGCCATTCAGGGACTGCCCCCAGCATCGATGGGTGCATTACTGCATAAGTATAGAAAAGATCTTGCCAGAATTTAAATGGCCTTACACCTTTTGAATTATTGAACATTACTTCTGTTACAAAAGGTAAACCTTGCTTACATATATCAACTCCAGCTTGTTGAAAGAGAGGTCTCGTAATACATACAACAGACGGTTTAGATGGATGAGCAACATAGTACCCTTTTTCCTTAAGTTTTTTAGCAGCTTCAATAAACTGATTCCAAGACCAAGCATCTTCTGGACCTTTTGGAGGAGTAATCCCCACTTCTTTGAATACATCAGGATTATACCACCATACATAAGGTGCTGAGATAAGATTGGTAGCAGCCCATATATGTCCACCTGCTTTAGCACCTTCTATGACCCATGGATAAATATTATCTAAATAGTACTTTGGTATAATGTCTTCAACTGGTTGTAAAGCTCCGAGAAAACTTAATTTAGCAATATGCCTAGTATTAAGATAGCATATATCTGGTGCTTCACCACCTGCAGCAGCAGTAATCATTCTAGCATCTCTTCCTTGCCATGGATATACTTCAAATACAAGGTCTATATCAGGATTTTTTGATTCAAAAGCCTCTTCCATCATTTTTAAGTGTTGTTTATGTTCTTCTTCTGTAGTAAGTGGGAAACTCCATATTACAATCGTTTCTTTCTTTGATGGGGTAGTAGGTGTTACCGGCACAGTTTGTACTGTTGTTTTTACTTCAGTTCTTACAATTGTTGTTCCTGGCAATGTTTCAGTTTTTAAAGCTGTTTGAACAATTGTAGTTGGAACAACTTCAACTTTTGGAGGCAAAGTTGCATAATATACTAAAGCAGCTAAAAGAATTATTATAACAACAACAGCAACAATTAAAGAAGGACTAATTTTTCCTTTACTTTTTTCTTCCGACATTTTTAGATCATATATAATATAATCAATTTTATATATAAACCTTGCGATATGTTCATTTTTTAAAAATAATGTAGAAAATGTAAAATTTTAATTAAAGATATACTAAAAAATTTAGATATATTATTTTTTAATTACTTAAATCTTAAATTTATAAACTATAAATATTAAAAAAGCTTAAAAAGTTTTGAAAAAAATTTATGAATAAAATGGTGAGACTATGATAATAGATGTACATAATCATTATTGGTACGAAAAAGATTTTATAAAAAAAATGATTAAATGTATGGATGAAGCAAGTATAGATAAAGTTTGTCTTAATGGAATGGGTATTAAAGGATTAGAAATTACTAAAAGTCCAGAAATATATAATGCTAATGATGATGTAAAAAAAGCTTCTAAAGAATACCCGGATAGAATT
The Nitrososphaerota archaeon DNA segment above includes these coding regions:
- a CDS encoding uroporphyrinogen decarboxylase family protein, giving the protein MNSRERVYKALEFEKVDIIPYWDFFTSFEAESLFLGEKYLNADDISKNIFIAKLFNSDIINVPIVSGPTNGIFIETLYNNEYYAITKVPFGGMFYYRKKPHFIKTLSPSIRYKEDLDKIKEIEINSFMPKINSLKEKVKKYHELGYFVISEVKDPFAATWMFLRDLDTFLIDIMKDENFAKKLIELAFKPLIEFSEVVIEEVNVDAIWITGDLAYKEKTFFNPIKFRKLFKPWEEEIVRRIHKKGAKALRHSHGNIMQLFDDIIDIGYDWIDPLDPNDNINLFEVKEKYGDKITLVGGITRDIGRMTKNDLCKHIIEVVKTLGSEGFILRSAGGIPPEMPLENFNYYRDIVEKIRKSH
- a CDS encoding extracellular solute-binding protein, encoding MSEEKSKGKISPSLIVAVVVIIILLAALVYYATLPPKVEVVPTTIVQTALKTETLPGTTIVRTEVKTTVQTVPVTPTTPSKKETIVIWSFPLTTEEEHKQHLKMMEEAFESKNPDIDLVFEVYPWQGRDARMITAAAGGEAPDICYLNTRHIAKLSFLGALQPVEDIIPKYYLDNIYPWVIEGAKAGGHIWAATNLISAPYVWWYNPDVFKEVGITPPKGPEDAWSWNQFIEAAKKLKEKGYYVAHPSKPSVVCITRPLFQQAGVDICKQGLPFVTEVMFNNSKGVRPFKFWQDLFYTYAVMHPSMLGAVPEWQPERELFAKKEVAIMLDTTGLPVYLNTIKSNVKAEVLGFLWCDEEGKEYMTGDVVPGYWGVFKQAYNKHPEAVKRVFQWLLSEEGIELWCKWAAFNSPYKTQEGWLRGTALWEVIKGDDLAKWLPYGSPEWGNHPAANDIYNILQANMDAVAHGIMTPEEAALDAARKCVEAMKRSLSL
- a CDS encoding carbohydrate ABC transporter permease → MLLERIHKVSFSRIIIYTILIIFALVTIFPLYHMIIVSLGGYGFSFSLIPLNPRIDEYLHVLIATEMINWLINTFIYAGSVSIFTVFLDSLIAYPLAKGDFKGRNFIFLLVISYLMIPEQAVIIPLFKLMGSLGLINNLLALILPGIISPTGVFLMRQYILNVPSDILDSARIDGSSEIGIYWRIILPVCKPALLTVAALKFIMHWNMFLYPLVMLRKSSMFTVPVGIATISWGMFGANWNLMSAACIISIIPTILIFLFFQKQIQTGIILRERAGIKR
- a CDS encoding sugar ABC transporter permease, whose product is MFFKKNNEILKYIKRKKAFYLMCLPYLIGFTIFELYPMIDAFILSFHSWSGGIGGAAFLEPKFVGLKNYAEMIKDELFILSLKNTMVITITFVFISTLISLSIALLLDQKIKNVDIFTTIYFIPYATAPVIMGVVMRVIFNRGGVINWILKEMGLPIIDWLGPNLALITVVLAMVWNYFGYCVVILLAGLQAIPTVLYEAASIDGAGKMTQIRRITLPLLKPILIVTLFLETIYALRAYDIIYGMTGGGPGFQTLTLPYYIYWKGFESWELGYADAIGVILFLMALAIALIQRKIIGTAVIEY